One genomic region from Conexibacter woesei DSM 14684 encodes:
- a CDS encoding PspC domain-containing protein produces the protein MTDVTSADPGHGDPLPQPLLRAQRGRWLAGVCRGLADRWGTPVGQVRALFAVAALFAGLGVLAYVACWLVLPAEGERDDGPTLLRGFASLALLAAACAGLVTIAVAAGAVTLFGFGWAVAVAVGVLLLGALAAWPTVRPAWILLPLAAATAPAVVVAASGTYLKPTTGQEIVTPRTPAELPSGGYEAGFGDLLVDLRGFQAPPRATVPLKIRAGVGDTIVALPRDRCFNLDVRYRIGGVALRALETLTARSLGGTNTLTAYGEWQGPSSGRWLRDSSDPDAPTLQIDFSSLADQLVIRDYPGGVDPLNNASWPDSIGLPLPPDARNSNWTEDNPDPRVQRRWRAWHRESERFGRTLDRLQRGACAPAEELR, from the coding sequence ATGACTGACGTGACGTCGGCAGATCCAGGCCACGGCGACCCGTTGCCGCAGCCGCTCCTGCGCGCCCAGAGAGGCCGCTGGCTGGCCGGCGTCTGCCGCGGCCTGGCGGATCGCTGGGGCACCCCGGTCGGCCAGGTGCGCGCGCTGTTCGCGGTCGCGGCGCTGTTCGCCGGCCTCGGCGTGCTCGCCTACGTCGCCTGCTGGCTCGTGCTGCCGGCGGAGGGCGAGCGCGACGACGGCCCGACGCTGCTGCGCGGCTTCGCCTCGCTCGCGCTGCTCGCGGCCGCCTGCGCCGGACTCGTGACGATCGCCGTCGCCGCCGGCGCGGTGACGCTGTTCGGCTTCGGCTGGGCGGTCGCGGTCGCGGTCGGCGTCCTCCTGCTCGGTGCGCTCGCCGCCTGGCCGACGGTGCGGCCGGCGTGGATCCTGCTGCCGCTCGCCGCCGCGACCGCGCCTGCCGTCGTCGTCGCGGCCAGCGGCACGTACCTGAAGCCGACGACCGGGCAGGAGATCGTCACCCCGCGGACGCCGGCAGAGCTGCCGTCCGGCGGCTACGAGGCCGGCTTCGGCGACCTGCTCGTCGACCTGCGCGGCTTCCAGGCGCCCCCGCGGGCGACCGTGCCGCTGAAGATCCGCGCCGGCGTCGGCGACACGATCGTCGCGCTGCCGCGCGACCGCTGCTTCAACCTCGACGTCCGCTACCGCATCGGCGGCGTCGCGCTGCGCGCGTTGGAGACGCTGACCGCCCGTTCCTTGGGCGGTACGAACACGCTGACGGCGTACGGCGAGTGGCAGGGCCCGTCGAGCGGCCGCTGGCTGCGCGACAGCAGCGACCCCGACGCGCCGACGCTGCAGATCGACTTCAGCTCGCTCGCCGACCAGCTCGTGATCCGCGACTACCCCGGCGGCGTCGACCCGCTCAACAACGCCTCGTGGCCCGACTCGATCGGGTTGCCGCTGCCGCCGGACGCCCGCAACTCGAACTGGACCGAGGACAACCCCGACCCGCGCGTGCAGCGCCGCTGGCGGGCGTGGCACCGGGAGTCGGAGCGCTTCGGCCGCACGCTCGATCGGCTCCAGCGCGGCGCCTGCGCGCCGGCCGAGGAGCTGCGATGA
- a CDS encoding Lrp/AsnC family transcriptional regulator → MDPIDRQIVALLVEDARRSYGDIGRRVALSAPSVKRRVDRLRTGGAIEGFTAVLDHDALGAGTEALVELFFAPGTLLDEVTARLEEHPEVVEAWSVTGDADAIARVRVGDARDLERLIMELQRDGSVVRTRSQIVLSRLVARGRG, encoded by the coding sequence ATGGATCCGATCGACCGGCAGATCGTTGCGTTGCTCGTCGAAGACGCGCGTCGTTCGTATGGCGACATCGGCCGCCGCGTCGCGCTCAGCGCGCCGTCGGTCAAGCGCCGCGTCGACCGGCTGCGCACAGGCGGCGCGATCGAGGGCTTCACCGCGGTCCTCGACCACGACGCGCTCGGCGCCGGCACCGAGGCGCTCGTCGAGCTGTTCTTCGCGCCCGGCACGCTGCTGGACGAGGTGACCGCGCGGCTGGAGGAGCACCCCGAGGTCGTCGAGGCGTGGAGCGTCACCGGCGACGCCGACGCGATCGCGCGCGTCCGCGTCGGCGACGCGCGCGACCTCGAACGGCTGATCATGGAGCTGCAGCGCGACGGCAGCGTCGTGCGGACGCGCTCGCAGATCGTGCTCTCGCGCCTGGTCGCGCGCGGCCGCGGCTAG
- a CDS encoding DUF6421 family protein: protein MPQREATAHVLFDEAHSEAWTVRPELARAIQPSHPEDSSYAKAAALLRGHDLGVAAHDAADGPLDAATLADADVLVIAHPSDDAWEQVVPGGSPRFTDAELHAVEAFVRAGGGLIVLGEQEQEKYGNNVNELLARFGIEIENRTVSDYEHHRASPHWILADLRHPVGGVDLLARVDAACFYRATTLHLANGARALASTSATASTPRAPLLAVTEQGAGRVVVLGDSDLFGDDCIDELDHADLWLNLVHWAAGGAYGEPLAAPRAAAEAKDDPHWTALKREVDALRLQQRSDGSVDLGEHDPTGLRTRVEAIVAAIERLAPRFAHQAAYLEAVVADLRAWADGGFEQPDFTAALEQFRPDLQREDGIQHLVVFPMYKQNGSRDKVFEALIVAVPWPEWLAELERDRYDNAKFVPVTLVDYTAGYDSDCAVLFPETVSVAGKPVNHFGGIFCDREAERFRRTSSAAASVLRLNLPPDAAALLASERLSRDAYELWDLVHDRTHSHGDLPFDPFMIRQRMPYWMYALEELRCDLTAFSEAVTLEREGFAFARHVQYAILFDRLFRFPITGPRIRNYDGLGGQLLFGFLHGTRRLHWTDNRLTIDWEHVADGVLELREQVETLYRAGIQRTKLQHWAAAHDLVAAHVPPAAGSRWVAGARDFAETPNPRPYVDEVLDDEFPLSLFYVSLQGKLAADAPAVAA, encoded by the coding sequence ATGCCTCAGCGCGAAGCCACCGCCCATGTCCTGTTCGACGAAGCGCACTCGGAGGCGTGGACCGTTCGCCCCGAGCTGGCCCGCGCGATCCAGCCCTCGCACCCCGAGGACTCCTCCTACGCGAAGGCCGCCGCGCTGCTGCGCGGCCACGACCTCGGCGTCGCAGCGCACGACGCGGCCGACGGGCCGCTCGACGCCGCGACGCTCGCGGACGCCGACGTGCTCGTGATCGCCCACCCCTCCGACGACGCATGGGAGCAGGTCGTGCCCGGTGGCTCGCCCCGCTTCACCGACGCCGAGCTGCACGCGGTCGAGGCGTTCGTGCGCGCCGGCGGCGGCCTGATCGTGCTCGGCGAGCAGGAGCAGGAGAAGTACGGCAACAACGTCAACGAGCTGCTCGCCCGCTTCGGGATCGAGATCGAGAACCGCACCGTCTCCGACTACGAGCACCATCGCGCCAGCCCGCACTGGATCCTCGCCGACCTGCGGCATCCGGTCGGCGGCGTCGACCTGCTGGCGCGCGTCGACGCAGCCTGCTTCTACCGCGCCACGACGCTGCACCTGGCCAACGGCGCACGCGCGCTGGCGAGCACGTCGGCGACCGCCTCGACGCCGCGCGCCCCGCTGCTCGCGGTCACCGAGCAGGGCGCTGGCCGCGTCGTCGTGCTGGGCGACTCCGACCTCTTCGGCGACGACTGCATCGACGAGCTGGACCACGCCGACCTGTGGCTCAACCTCGTCCACTGGGCCGCCGGCGGCGCCTACGGCGAGCCGCTGGCGGCGCCGCGCGCCGCGGCGGAGGCGAAGGACGACCCGCACTGGACCGCGCTCAAGCGCGAGGTCGACGCGCTACGCCTGCAGCAGCGGTCCGACGGCAGCGTCGACCTGGGCGAGCACGACCCCACCGGGCTGCGCACCCGCGTCGAGGCGATCGTCGCCGCGATCGAGCGGCTGGCGCCGCGCTTCGCGCATCAGGCCGCCTACCTGGAAGCGGTCGTCGCGGACCTGCGGGCGTGGGCCGACGGTGGCTTCGAGCAGCCCGACTTCACCGCCGCACTGGAGCAGTTCCGTCCCGACCTCCAGCGCGAGGACGGGATCCAGCACCTCGTCGTCTTCCCGATGTACAAGCAGAACGGCTCGCGCGACAAGGTCTTCGAGGCGCTGATCGTCGCCGTGCCGTGGCCCGAGTGGCTCGCCGAGCTGGAGCGCGACCGCTACGACAACGCGAAGTTCGTGCCGGTCACACTCGTCGACTACACCGCCGGGTATGACTCCGACTGCGCCGTGCTGTTCCCCGAGACCGTCTCCGTCGCCGGCAAGCCCGTCAACCACTTCGGCGGGATCTTCTGCGACCGCGAGGCGGAGCGCTTCCGCCGCACCTCGAGCGCGGCGGCGTCGGTCCTGCGGCTCAACCTGCCGCCCGACGCGGCGGCGCTGCTCGCGAGCGAGCGGCTCTCGCGCGACGCCTACGAGCTGTGGGACCTCGTCCACGACCGCACGCACAGCCACGGCGACCTGCCGTTCGACCCGTTCATGATCCGCCAGCGGATGCCGTACTGGATGTACGCGCTGGAGGAGCTGCGCTGCGACCTGACCGCGTTCAGCGAGGCGGTGACGCTGGAGCGCGAGGGCTTCGCGTTCGCCCGCCACGTGCAGTACGCGATCCTCTTCGACCGCCTCTTCCGCTTCCCGATCACCGGCCCGCGCATACGCAACTACGACGGGCTCGGCGGGCAACTGCTGTTCGGCTTCCTGCACGGAACGCGCCGACTCCACTGGACCGACAACCGCCTGACGATCGACTGGGAGCACGTCGCCGACGGCGTGCTGGAGCTGCGCGAGCAGGTCGAGACGCTCTACCGCGCCGGCATCCAGCGGACGAAGCTGCAGCACTGGGCGGCGGCGCACGACCTCGTTGCCGCGCACGTTCCCCCGGCCGCCGGCTCGCGCTGGGTTGCGGGCGCGCGCGACTTCGCCGAGACGCCGAACCCGAGACCGTACGTCGACGAGGTGCTCGACGACGAGTTCCCGCTGTCGCTCTTCTACGTCTCGCTGCAGGGCAAGCTCGCCGCCGACGCGCCCGCGGTGGCGGCGTGA
- a CDS encoding glycerate kinase, whose amino-acid sequence MSASSGAPLLVAPAPFVGTLRAPQVAAALGRGLEAGGWQVDLCPLADGGRGTIEVMLPALGGDAAAVRVGERDVGIALIEDGGTAIVELAAVLGDDGSGEAGSSAAAGELLLAAAETGAEVLLVGAGDVAPRDGGEGAVEAIASGGGLRPRLVVLCDVRTPAHGVNWGASGGGVAGALAEACDARLESGASFVLDQLDGDARMRAAHAVIVGEGRLDLQTLAGKAPGELATRARQSGVPCFAVVGSRTLDAFGGRILDLQAVLEAGDLDAIEAAGRELARLA is encoded by the coding sequence ATGTCCGCCAGCTCCGGTGCACCGCTCCTCGTCGCCCCCGCGCCATTCGTCGGAACGCTGCGCGCGCCGCAGGTCGCCGCCGCGCTCGGCCGCGGCCTGGAGGCGGGCGGCTGGCAGGTCGACCTCTGCCCGCTCGCCGACGGCGGCCGCGGCACGATCGAGGTGATGTTGCCCGCGCTCGGCGGCGACGCCGCCGCCGTGCGCGTCGGCGAGCGCGACGTCGGGATCGCGCTGATCGAGGACGGCGGCACCGCGATCGTCGAGCTGGCCGCGGTGCTCGGCGACGACGGGTCGGGTGAGGCGGGTTCCAGCGCGGCAGCCGGCGAGCTGCTGCTCGCTGCCGCCGAGACTGGCGCGGAGGTGCTGCTCGTCGGCGCCGGCGACGTCGCGCCGCGCGACGGCGGCGAGGGCGCGGTCGAAGCGATCGCGTCCGGCGGCGGGCTGCGGCCGCGCCTGGTCGTGCTGTGCGACGTGCGGACGCCCGCGCACGGCGTCAACTGGGGCGCGTCGGGCGGCGGCGTCGCCGGGGCGCTCGCAGAGGCCTGCGACGCGCGGCTGGAGAGCGGCGCGTCGTTCGTGCTCGACCAGCTCGACGGCGACGCACGCATGCGCGCCGCGCACGCGGTGATCGTCGGCGAAGGGCGGCTCGACCTGCAGACGCTCGCCGGCAAGGCGCCGGGCGAGCTGGCGACCCGCGCACGCCAGAGCGGCGTCCCCTGCTTCGCCGTCGTCGGCTCGCGCACGCTCGACGCGTTCGGCGGCCGCATCCTCGACCTCCAGGCGGTGCTGGAGGCGGGCGACCTCGACGCGATCGAGGCGGCCGGCCGCGAGCTGGCGCGGCTCGCCTGA
- a CDS encoding D-alanyl-D-alanine carboxypeptidase family protein, which translates to MKRFRLLAATAAVLVAVVAIKAVQSAPTGYGAVGTAPQNAQLKLPPHSAAIVADARTGRVLYADRPHRRLLIGSTAKLMTALVALERTSLEDSFTAPAYAGDPTESRVGLGTDEQLLVGDLLRGLLVVSGNDAAIALAEGVAGSQEAFVELMNERAQELGMSDTRYGNPIGLDDGTSSSAADLVTLTRELRRHDAFREIVASPSVTLSSGAVARTLENTNDLLGGPLAVDGVKTGHTKAAGYVLVGSATRGGRAVISAVLGTRSEADRDRATMTLLRHGLRRMR; encoded by the coding sequence ATGAAGAGGTTCCGCCTGCTGGCGGCGACGGCGGCCGTGCTCGTTGCCGTCGTCGCGATCAAAGCCGTGCAGTCGGCCCCGACCGGCTACGGCGCCGTCGGCACGGCGCCGCAGAACGCGCAGCTGAAGCTGCCGCCGCACAGCGCCGCGATCGTCGCCGACGCGCGCACCGGCCGGGTCCTCTACGCCGACCGGCCGCATCGCAGGCTGCTGATCGGCAGCACCGCCAAGCTGATGACCGCGCTTGTCGCGCTCGAGCGGACGTCGCTCGAGGACTCGTTCACCGCGCCGGCGTACGCGGGCGATCCGACCGAGTCGCGCGTCGGGCTCGGCACCGATGAGCAGCTGCTCGTCGGCGACCTGCTGCGCGGCCTGCTGGTGGTCAGCGGCAACGACGCCGCGATTGCGCTGGCGGAGGGCGTCGCGGGCTCGCAGGAAGCGTTCGTCGAGCTGATGAACGAGCGCGCGCAGGAGCTGGGCATGAGCGACACGCGCTACGGCAACCCGATCGGCCTCGACGACGGCACCAGCTCCAGTGCCGCCGACCTCGTCACGCTCACGCGCGAGCTGCGCCGTCACGACGCCTTCCGCGAGATCGTCGCTTCACCGAGCGTGACGCTCTCCTCGGGCGCGGTCGCGCGCACGCTGGAGAACACCAACGACCTGCTCGGCGGTCCGCTGGCGGTCGACGGCGTCAAGACCGGCCACACGAAGGCGGCCGGCTACGTGCTCGTCGGCTCCGCCACGCGCGGCGGCCGAGCGGTGATCTCGGCCGTGCTCGGCACGCGCAGCGAGGCCGACCGCGACCGCGCGACGATGACGCTGCTGCGCCACGGCCTGCGGCGGATGCGATGA
- a CDS encoding threonine aldolase family protein: MSTFASDNYAGAHPQVMAAVVAANEGHAPAYGADRWTARAQELLREQLGSEAQAFLVFNGTGANVLALRAACSPWGAAICAQTAHLHVDEGGAPERVGGVKLLTAPTADGKLRPADVERLCDRLGDEHQAQPQVVSIAQSTELGTVYSPNEVAALARTAHDLGLRLHVDGARLPAAAAALGVPLRAITTDAGVDLLSFGATKAGALGAEAVVVLRPDGGLVDGLPYLRKQSLQLASKGRFLAAQFVALLEDGLWERLASHANAMAARLAAAVRDTPGLEITQLVQANAVFAALPLAATRRLQQEWHFYDWDTPGRELAPGTGEVRWMCAWDTTADEVDRFAAAVRDVLGAVAA; encoded by the coding sequence GTGAGCACGTTCGCGAGCGACAACTACGCCGGCGCGCACCCGCAGGTGATGGCGGCGGTCGTCGCAGCCAACGAAGGCCACGCGCCCGCGTACGGCGCCGACCGCTGGACCGCGCGGGCGCAGGAGCTGCTGCGCGAGCAGCTCGGCTCCGAGGCGCAGGCGTTCCTCGTCTTCAACGGGACCGGCGCCAACGTGCTCGCGCTGCGCGCCGCCTGCTCTCCGTGGGGCGCGGCGATCTGCGCGCAGACCGCGCATCTGCACGTCGACGAGGGCGGCGCCCCCGAGCGCGTCGGCGGCGTCAAGCTGCTGACCGCGCCGACCGCCGACGGCAAGCTCCGTCCGGCCGACGTCGAGCGGCTCTGCGACCGCCTCGGCGACGAGCACCAGGCGCAGCCGCAGGTCGTCTCGATCGCGCAGTCGACCGAGCTGGGGACCGTCTACTCCCCGAACGAGGTCGCCGCGCTCGCGCGCACCGCCCACGACCTCGGCCTGCGCCTCCACGTCGACGGCGCGCGCCTGCCCGCGGCTGCGGCCGCGCTCGGCGTCCCGCTGCGCGCGATCACGACCGACGCCGGCGTCGACCTGCTGTCGTTCGGCGCGACGAAGGCCGGCGCGCTGGGGGCGGAGGCGGTCGTCGTGCTGCGCCCCGACGGCGGGCTTGTCGATGGCCTGCCGTACCTGCGCAAGCAGTCGCTCCAGCTCGCCTCGAAGGGCCGCTTCCTCGCCGCGCAGTTCGTCGCGCTGCTGGAGGACGGCCTGTGGGAGCGGCTCGCCTCGCACGCCAACGCGATGGCCGCGCGGCTCGCCGCCGCCGTTCGCGACACGCCCGGCCTGGAGATCACGCAGCTGGTGCAGGCGAACGCCGTCTTCGCCGCGCTGCCGCTCGCCGCCACGCGCCGCCTCCAGCAGGAGTGGCACTTCTACGACTGGGACACGCCCGGCCGCGAGCTGGCGCCCGGCACCGGCGAGGTCCGCTGGATGTGCGCGTGGGACACGACCGCAGACGAGGTCGACCGCTTCGCCGCGGCCGTCCGCGACGTGCTCGGCGCGGTCGCTGCCTGA
- a CDS encoding NAD(P)H-dependent glycerol-3-phosphate dehydrogenase produces the protein MPPLPRPQIPVPPALRRAVVVGAGSFGTAVAVLLARGGMRTTLQTRTAEQAEALSEARENRTYLPGVELPKELRIEPVTAGLGRAEFVFLAVPSRGLEQVIAGLESAGLSRRASIVSLSKGLVPPAGTAPTVLLRRHFSAERIACVGGPAHAQEMVREGAGLVAAATDEELARLIASVFIRAGVVCEQSNDPVGVELAGAAKNAAALAAGATGAQGLNAAGAAAGHIFGEVWRYAERQGARPESMIGLAGTGDLVATALAPQSRNRRAGELLAEGVPAAEIPARIGQAVEAMESVPLLARALAGAGIEAPVTDALARLIAGELPLDEWVALVRATVPPPARWRVGGDRVAVQRGAIGRAATRMRGWLARRSGHDRREAPE, from the coding sequence GTGCCACCCCTTCCGCGCCCCCAGATCCCCGTTCCGCCCGCTCTGCGCCGGGCGGTGGTCGTCGGCGCCGGCTCGTTCGGGACCGCCGTCGCGGTGCTGCTCGCGCGCGGCGGAATGCGCACGACGCTGCAGACGCGCACCGCCGAGCAAGCCGAGGCGCTGAGCGAGGCGCGCGAGAACCGCACGTACCTGCCCGGCGTCGAGCTGCCGAAGGAGCTGCGGATCGAGCCAGTCACGGCCGGGCTCGGACGCGCCGAGTTCGTCTTCCTCGCCGTCCCCTCGCGCGGGCTGGAGCAGGTGATCGCTGGGCTCGAGTCGGCCGGCCTCTCACGCCGCGCCTCGATCGTGTCGCTCTCGAAGGGGCTCGTGCCGCCGGCCGGGACAGCGCCGACCGTGCTGCTGCGCCGGCACTTCTCGGCCGAGCGGATCGCCTGCGTCGGCGGCCCGGCGCACGCGCAGGAGATGGTGCGCGAGGGCGCCGGGCTCGTCGCCGCCGCAACCGACGAGGAGCTGGCGAGACTGATCGCGAGCGTCTTCATACGCGCCGGCGTCGTCTGCGAGCAGTCCAACGACCCGGTCGGCGTCGAGCTGGCCGGGGCGGCGAAGAACGCCGCCGCGCTCGCGGCGGGCGCGACCGGTGCGCAGGGCCTCAACGCGGCCGGCGCCGCCGCCGGCCACATCTTCGGCGAGGTCTGGCGCTACGCCGAGCGCCAGGGCGCGCGGCCGGAGTCGATGATCGGCCTCGCCGGCACCGGCGACCTGGTCGCGACCGCGCTCGCGCCGCAGAGCCGCAACCGCCGCGCCGGCGAGCTGCTCGCCGAGGGCGTGCCGGCGGCCGAGATCCCGGCGCGGATCGGACAGGCCGTCGAGGCGATGGAGTCGGTCCCGCTGCTGGCGCGCGCGCTTGCCGGTGCCGGCATCGAGGCGCCGGTCACCGACGCGCTCGCGAGACTGATCGCGGGCGAGCTGCCGCTCGACGAGTGGGTCGCGCTCGTGCGTGCGACCGTCCCGCCGCCGGCCCGCTGGCGCGTCGGCGGGGACCGCGTCGCCGTCCAGAGAGGCGCGATCGGCCGCGCGGCGACGCGGATGCGTGGCTGGCTGGCGCGCCGCAGCGGCCACGACCGGCGCGAGGCGCCGGAGTAG
- a CDS encoding HAD family hydrolase, translated as MRCLYVDLDGTLLGPGASLLRGADGGFSTAGVRALEACHRADVEVVIYTGRREAQVKEDARLIGQTAYIFEAGAGLVVDGELEWLTGGLLPREDATIHDQITASGAPALLLETFPNALEYHEPWHVDREVSHLFRGLVDAFEVDALLAENGIEGLRLVDNGTVHSRSAALAELPQVRAYHLVPAAASKAGAVARHMQIRGYAPEECIAVGDSREDMGAAAAVGSFWLVANALEKDPTLREAIGDLANVRVATERHGAGVYEAVVTTLAERRG; from the coding sequence ATGCGCTGCCTCTACGTCGATCTCGACGGCACTCTCCTCGGGCCGGGCGCGTCGCTCCTGCGCGGCGCCGACGGCGGCTTCTCGACTGCGGGCGTGCGCGCGCTGGAGGCGTGTCACCGCGCCGACGTCGAGGTCGTCATCTACACCGGCCGCCGCGAGGCGCAGGTGAAGGAGGACGCGCGCCTGATCGGCCAGACGGCGTACATCTTCGAGGCCGGCGCGGGGCTCGTCGTCGACGGCGAGCTGGAGTGGCTGACGGGCGGCCTGCTGCCGCGCGAGGACGCGACGATCCACGACCAGATCACCGCCTCGGGCGCCCCCGCGCTGCTGTTGGAGACGTTCCCGAACGCGCTCGAGTACCACGAGCCGTGGCACGTCGACCGCGAGGTCTCGCACCTCTTCCGCGGCCTCGTCGACGCGTTCGAGGTCGACGCGCTGCTGGCCGAGAACGGGATCGAGGGGCTGCGGCTGGTCGACAACGGCACCGTCCACTCGCGTTCGGCCGCGCTCGCTGAGCTGCCGCAGGTGCGCGCCTACCACCTCGTGCCGGCTGCCGCCTCGAAGGCCGGCGCCGTCGCGCGGCACATGCAGATCCGCGGCTACGCCCCGGAGGAGTGCATCGCGGTCGGCGACTCGCGCGAGGACATGGGCGCCGCCGCCGCCGTCGGCAGCTTCTGGCTCGTCGCCAACGCGCTGGAGAAGGACCCGACGCTGCGCGAGGCGATCGGCGACCTCGCGAATGTGCGCGTCGCCACCGAGCGCCACGGCGCCGGCGTCTACGAGGCGGTCGTCACGACGCTCGCCGAGCGCCGCGGCTGA
- a CDS encoding S24/S26 family peptidase yields the protein MLAAFGAACLTLTVLAIALGARPVVVRTGSMAPSMPIGTVAIVKTQPATAVRPGQVVAVVRTDGRRIMHRVQQVRPVGDGAVTLVLRGDRNRRADPGLTVSRVERPVVVVPWLGKPIGWLDNPWLQYWLGVLTGTVALAWLVDRRRRRGAGAVEAPAGGGVLSALGERRRALLGLAAAAALWAGFAAVPALAAFLTSVQANSSFSAYTVPTPTGVRCSGLGILSGNIVWNAVTPPPGNTIDYVITQPDARTVSTTGLSYALPAIGLGGQYRVQSRISSGWLSAPAVVTVTLGILSIYICS from the coding sequence GTGCTGGCCGCGTTCGGCGCCGCCTGCCTGACGCTGACCGTGCTCGCGATCGCGCTCGGCGCGCGGCCGGTCGTCGTGCGGACCGGGTCGATGGCGCCGTCGATGCCGATCGGGACGGTGGCGATCGTCAAGACCCAGCCGGCGACCGCCGTCAGACCCGGCCAGGTCGTCGCCGTCGTGCGCACCGACGGCCGGCGGATCATGCACCGCGTCCAGCAGGTCAGACCGGTCGGCGACGGCGCCGTCACGCTCGTCCTGCGCGGCGACCGCAACAGACGCGCCGACCCGGGGCTGACCGTCAGCCGCGTCGAACGCCCGGTCGTCGTCGTGCCGTGGCTCGGCAAGCCGATCGGCTGGCTCGACAACCCCTGGCTGCAGTACTGGCTGGGCGTCCTCACAGGCACCGTCGCGCTCGCCTGGCTCGTCGACCGGCGGCGCCGCCGCGGCGCGGGCGCCGTCGAGGCGCCCGCCGGGGGAGGCGTCCTGAGCGCGCTCGGCGAGCGTCGCCGAGCGCTGCTCGGGCTCGCCGCCGCCGCGGCGCTGTGGGCCGGCTTCGCCGCCGTGCCGGCGCTCGCCGCGTTCCTCACCTCCGTGCAGGCGAACTCGTCCTTCTCGGCTTACACCGTGCCGACCCCGACCGGCGTCAGATGCTCCGGGCTCGGCATCCTGAGCGGGAACATCGTGTGGAACGCCGTCACGCCGCCGCCCGGCAACACGATCGACTACGTCATAACCCAGCCCGACGCGAGAACCGTGTCGACGACGGGCCTGAGCTACGCGCTGCCCGCGATCGGGCTCGGTGGCCAGTACAGAGTGCAGTCGCGGATCTCGTCCGGCTGGCTGTCGGCGCCCGCGGTCGTCACCGTCACGCTCGGAATACTGTCGATATACATCTGCAGCTGA